From the genome of Labedella gwakjiensis:
AAGGCCGGCTGGTACTCGAAGGGCGTCGTTCCCGGCGATGTGGGTCCCGCGGTCATAGCGGGCCACGTCGACTCCCCCTACGGACCGGCCGTGTTCCTCGACCTCGCTTCCCTCACGGAGGGTGACGAGATCCAGGTGACGCTCTCCGACGGCACCGTCGACACGTACCGCGTCGACGGATCGCTCAGCGCGTCGAAGGCCGACTTCCCGACCTCCGAGGTCTACAAGTCCACCCCCACCCCGCAGCTGCGCGTCATCACGTGCGGCGGCGACTACGACGCCTCGACCGGCCACTACGTCGACAACCTCGTGGTCTTCGCGACGCTCGTCACCGACGGCGGCTGAGCACTCCGAGCAATTCCCACTGTCGACACACAGTCGGGGCCGATCCGACCCACAGCAGCATCCCGAACACTTACCCGAAAGCAGGAGGACGACATGCCCGGAACACTCGTGATCATCCCCACCTTCAACGAGGCCGAGAACCTCGACTGGATCGTCGCTCGCGTGCGCGCGGCCACCCCGGACTCCCACGTGCTCGTCGTCGACGATGCCTCCCCCGACGGCACGGGCGACCTCGCCGACGCCCTCGCGGCCCGCGACGGCCACGTGCACGTTCTGCACCGCGCCGGCAAGGAAGGTCTCGGCCGCGCGTACCTCGCCGGCTTCGCGTGGGGCATCGAGCGGGGATACGAGTTCCTCGTGGAGATGGACGCCGACGGCTCCCACCACCCCGAGGCGCTGCCCGAGATGCTCGAGCTCGCCGCGTCGAACGACCTCGTCCTCGGCTCGCGCTGGGTGCCGGGAGGGCGCGTAGAGAACTGGCCGCTCCGCCGCAAGATCCTGAGCCGAGGGGGCAACCTCTACGCACGTCTCGCTCTCGGCATCGACGTGAAGGACGCCACCGGCGGCTTCCGCGTATACCGGTCGACGGCGCTCGCGGGCCTCGACCTCGACGGCGTCGAGTCGCACGGCTACTGCTTCCAGCTCGACCTCGTGTGGCGCGCGCTCCAGGCGGGGCTCGACGTGATCGAGGCGCCCATCACCTTCACCGAGCGCGTGAACGGCGTCTCGAAGATGGGCGGCGACATCGTGACCGAGTCGCTCCTCAAGGTCACGGAATGGGGGATCAAGCGCCGCGCGCTCGCGGCCCGCGAGTTCGTGCTGCACCGCCGGCGCTTGCCCTCCGTTCGCGAGCACTCCCACATCGTCCGCCGCGCGAGCCCCCTCGGCACCTGACGCGTCGCCCGTCGCCCTCGCGGGAGCTATGGTGTGGGCGTGGGGATGTCTCGGGAGCGTCGGCAAGCGGTGGGGGTCGCGGCCGTCGGTGTCGTGCTCGTCGCCGCGTACGCGCTCGTCATGGTGCTGCAGATCCTCGTGTGGAATCCCCTCGCCGCGGCACCGTCCGGGCTGACGCTCGACGAGGTCTACGCGACCATGCAGGCGGCCGGAGAGTGGTGGCCCGGCGCTCACGTCTGGGTGATCGGTTTGTCCTCCGTCGGCGTCTCGCTCGCGATGGCCCTCCTCGTCGTGGCGCTCTGGATGCCCGCCCCTCGTCCGGTGCTCATCGCGGCCGGCGTCGCGACGATCCTCGCGTTCGGGGCACCCGCGTATTGGCTCACGTCCTTCTCGATGGGCATGTCCCTGGCCGACACATTCGCGATCAGCGGAGCGGACGCGTCGCCGTGGGCCACGCCGCTGCTCGTCGTCAGCGGCCTCGCGACGGTAGCCGCCTTCGTGCTCGCCCTTGGGGCCGGTGTGAGACGCGAACCGCGGCTCGCCCCCTCGTCGGATCTTCGCTGAGGGAAGGGTCCTCGTCCGCGACGAGCATCACGGGAAGGGGAGCTCGGCGAGCGGAGTCGTGGGGAGGGCCACCCAGCCCTCGCGCGCGGCGGTCTCCGCGAGGTGCGGCGGCGGAGAGTCTGCCCGACCGGTAGCCGCTGCCCGGGTCGCGAGCGCCGCGACGAGGGCGTCGAACGCATCGGTCGATCCGCGGAGGAGCGGGAGACATCCGCCGAGGTCGAGCCACGGTGCGGCGGTCGTTAGCGCCTCGACGGCCTCGGCCCGCCGGTCGGCGTCCGTGCGGTAGCCGTCGACTCGGATGCCCCAGAGTCGCATCGAGCCGCCCGGGTACACCTCGGCGATCCCGCCGGAGCCGCTCCGGTCCACGTCCACGCCGACATCGCGCAGACGAGCGACGAGGCCGGCGCAGCGCATCGCCGTGAGGCCGAGCCTGTCCGTCGACACACTGAGCGGCCAGCGGCCCGTGAGCTCCCGGACGCGACGATCCGCCTCCCGATAGGCGAGCGTGCGGCGCCAGTCCATCCCGCCGTCGGCCTCCGGTCCGGCGTCCTCTCCCGCGGCGTGACCGGCGACGAAGGAGACGAACGCGTCGGGCCAGCCGAGCGCGCAGTCGATCCCCGTCTTGTCCGCATGCCGGGCGGCGTCGACGATGGGTCCGTCGGTCACCCCGACGACGAGGTCTTCGACGACGGCCGCGCCGTCCGCCCAGCGCACCACCGCGAGGGCGGTTCCTCGCGGCTCAGCGGCGAGGTCGACGCCGACGGTCAGCATCGGAGTGCGGTCAGCATCGTCGCTCCCCGCTCAGCGAGACGCAACGACCTCAGCGGCCGGCCGGCACGAACGCGGACGACACGGGTGCGGCCGACTCCGGGCTCGAGGCGTTCACTCCCCGGTCGCCGTCGTCCACAGGCTCCTGGGCCGGACGGAACAGTCCGAGGACGCCGCTCGAGAGGAACAGCGCGACGAGCAGGAGGAGCGCCACGAGGATCACGACGGCTCGTCGGATGTGATGGCCGGGCAGGCGGGTGGAGCCGTCGTCGTCGACGTCCGCGTCGGCGAGCTCCGGGTGCGGCGACGGGCGGGGGGTCTGGCGCGGTGCCTGCTGGGCGGCGGCGAAGCGCCGTTCGATGTCGCTCGGCGTTTCGAAGTCGAGGTGATCGATGTCGTCTGAGCGATCGGAGGCCATGCCGGAAATGCTACGGGACTCGCGCCCCGATCGGGTGCCCGGGTTCAGCTGAGGCCGGCGAGCGCCGCGATGTCGACGACGAGCACGGGCAGGCGCACGATGAGCACGATGATCGAGGCCAGGAACCCGAAGGCCGAGAGGCCGGCGCCGCCGAGGGTGGGGTCGGCCTGCAGCCGCTTGCGCGAGCGCAGGCCGAGGAGGAAACCGGCGACCGCGAGCGCGAGCGCCACGTAGATGACCCAGAGCGGCGGGATGAGGAAGCACGCGAGCGCGAGAGCACCGGCGATCGCTGAGAGGATCGCGACCACGTCCGTGCGGGTGTGTTCGACGTCGGGACCGCGCGTGAACCGCTTCTCGGAGGGCATGCCGCAAGCCTACGGCCCGGCGCGGCCGCAGCGGATCGCGCGCGCCTCCGCCTCAGAGGCCGAAGAACACACCGATCGTGGCGGGACCGTCTGGCGCGGTCAGCGGCTCGAGCCCGGTGGAGGCGAAAGTGAGGAGGAGCGTCGCGCACACCACGGACAACGCGAGGGCTGCGGCGGCGATGAGCGCGGTGACGGCCGGAGAGAGCGGGTCGTGCAGGGTGTCGGCGGAATCCACCGGGACGGTCTCGGCGGCGTCGATCGGAGTCTCGGCGACCGGGAGGTCAGACGGTGCGGTGAGGCTCATGACGTCGCCCTTCTCTGTGGAGGCGCGGCATCCGTTTCGATGCCATACACGATCTTGGCATACAAATAGCTAGACAAGCTAGCTATTTGATTTTCGGGTTCCGGGTGGTAGCGGGATCGTCACCGCGTGAGCGCGAACGCGAGCGTCGCCGCCCCCACCGTGAGCGGCGCGACGATGAGGCCGAGCCCCGCGAACCGCCACCACGAGATCTCCACGCCCAGGCCTCGGAGTCGCTCGTGCCACAGAAGCGTGGCGAGCGACGCCCACGGCGTCACGAGCGGACCGGCGTTGACGCCGATGAGCAGCGCGACGAGTCGCTCAGGCGACGTGCCGACGGGTTCGAGAGCGAGGTACGCGGGCAGGTTGTTGAGGAGGTTCGCCCCCACGGCACCGACCCCGGCGACCCGGAGGAGGTCCGCCGGGGCGGAACCCGATCCGGCGAGAGCCTCGACGACGGCCGTCAACCCGAAGCCCCGCGCTGCGTCCACGGTGAGGAAGAGCCCCGCGGCGAAGACCACGAGCTGCCACGGGATGAGCGAGAAGCGCAGCACCTCCCGGCGGCGCACCACGAACACGATCGAGAGCACGACGGCGGCCACGAGAGCCGGGATCCAGACCTCGAGCCCGGAGACGAGCGCGGGCACGAGCAGGACGAGCACGACGGCCGACCACCGGAACAGAACCGGGTCGGCGACCGGACCGCCGACGTCGACCTCGTAGGAGCGCGCGAGTTCCTCCCGGTAGACGATCCCGAGGACCACGACGGGGACCGCGACCGCCACGAGCGCCGGCACGATGCTGAGCGCCGCGAACCCGAACGCCCCGACACCGTCGAGCTTGTGCTCCGCGAGCAGGTTCGTGAGGTTCGACACCGGGAGGAAGAGGGAACCCGTGTTGGCGAGCCACACCGTCGTGAGCGCGAACGGGATCGGGTTGACGCCGATGTGCCGGGCGAGGAGCACGACCACGGGAGTGAGCAGCACCGCCGTGGTGTCGAGGGAGAGGAAGGCGGTGCTCACCGTGGCGAACACGACGATGAACGCCCACAGCACGACCGTCCGCCCGCGGCCCAGCCGGGCGAGCTTCTCGGCGACCACACGGAACACCTCGGCCTCCGCGGCCAGCTCGGTCACGACCGTGATCGCGACGACGAACAGCAGCACCGGCCAGATGCGCTCGCCGAGCGCCAGGAGGTCGTCCACGGGCGTGCCGGTGACGAGCGCGAGCACCGCACCGACGAGCAGCAGCCCAGCCCCGACGAGCCCCGTGCGCATTCGACCTCCGACGACGTTCCGGTCCGCGCCCCGCGAGACCTCGATCACCGTACTCCCAATGGGACGGAAGCGACGGCGAGTGGCGAGGTGGCGGTCGTCCGCCGGACCGAGGCGCCCGCAGGCCCGTAGCGCTCCCATCCCTCTAAATGATCATCGTCGCATGACGCTCGTCTGCTCGGGCGGCCCTTGCGTGCCCGCGTCGGGCGCGGCGAATATGAGTGCCCGAACGGGTGGAGACCGCGAGTCCTGTCGGATGACGACCCTCGACCGACGACGACTCCGCCTCCGCCTCCGCCGCACACCGACCTGAACAGGAGAACAGCCGATGAACAGGCCCTCAGATCACCCCTTCCCCCGAGGTCGAGCGAGCATCGTCTCTCTCGTGATCGTTGCGGCGGGCCTGTCCGGCTGCGCCGGAACGTCGGAGCTACCACCTGAGGAGAAGGAAGCGATCAACCTCGGAGCGAACGCCGAGGCGGGGCCCGTGGAGGTGGGCAATCTGCTCGTGGTCACACGTGGCGAGTCCGAACCCGCGCGCCTCATCGGCGTGCTCCTCAACGAGTCCGAGTCGAGTGTCGAGGTGATGCTGTCGGATGAGGACGACGAGGTCGTCGTCGCCCTCGAGCCCGGCCAGCAGTATGCGTTTCAGGAGAACCCGACCCTGTTCGACACCGCTGACGCGAGGCCGGGCGCGCTCGCCGACATCACCGTGTCGGTCGGTTCCGATTCGGAGACCGTACAGGTACCCGTCCGGGACGGCACGCTGGGGTGGCTCGAGCCCTACCTGCCCGCGGCCGGCTGACGATCGGCCGGAGGAGGCGCGTCGGCGATGACGCGGTCGATCCAGTCGCGGCGCGGCAGGGTCGGGATCGCGTCGCGGTGGAACCAGCCCAGCTCGAGGAGCTCCTCCATGTCGGGGATCGCCTCGCTGAGCAGCTCGCAGTCGTAGGCGGTCGTGATGTAGCCGACGTTGTCGCCGTTCGGATAGGTCATCATCATGGGCTCGCCGCCGTAGACGCCGACGATGCCTCGGATGCGGATGTGCGCGCCCGTCTCCTCGAGGACCTCACGCAGGAGGGCCTCTGCCGGCTCCTCGCCGGGCTCCACTCCTCCGCCGATGAGGCTCCAGAGCCCCGAGTGGCGGTGCCGCGCGAGCAGGAATCGGTCGCCGTCCCGGATCACCGCGGTGACGCCCGGGAGCAGGAGCAGGTCGGTCCCGATGCGGGAACGGATCGATGCAACGTAGTCGGACATCGCCATGGAGGGAGTCTACGGAGCGCCTATCGACGTGCACCGTTCGTGCTGTCGGTGATCCGCGCAGACGTCAAGCCCACGGTGGCGGTCGTTTCGCGCCGTACCGTTGCGGGGTGAGACCGATGAGAGGTGGATCGCCGTGGCGCTGACGACCAGCACAGGCACGACCGACACAGTGACGACCAGCACCGTCATGACGTCGACGGCGTGGCCGACCGATGTGCTCGACGAGGCCCAGCAGCAGAGCCTGCGATCGGCGGCCGCCGACGCCGCGGGTTCCGTCGAGCGCGCGCTCAACGTCGCCGGGCTCGCACACCGCACGATCGGGTTGCTCGAGCAGGACAACGCCGGACGGTTCTTCGTTGGGCTCGGCGCGATCGCGGCAGGCGACGTGACCGTGGCCCGCGTGGTCGAA
Proteins encoded in this window:
- a CDS encoding DUF429 domain-containing protein translates to MLTVGVDLAAEPRGTALAVVRWADGAAVVEDLVVGVTDGPIVDAARHADKTGIDCALGWPDAFVSFVAGHAAGEDAGPEADGGMDWRRTLAYREADRRVRELTGRWPLSVSTDRLGLTAMRCAGLVARLRDVGVDVDRSGSGGIAEVYPGGSMRLWGIRVDGYRTDADRRAEAVEALTTAAPWLDLGGCLPLLRGSTDAFDALVAALATRAAATGRADSPPPHLAETAAREGWVALPTTPLAELPFP
- a CDS encoding NUDIX domain-containing protein, yielding MAMSDYVASIRSRIGTDLLLLPGVTAVIRDGDRFLLARHRHSGLWSLIGGGVEPGEEPAEALLREVLEETGAHIRIRGIVGVYGGEPMMMTYPNGDNVGYITTAYDCELLSEAIPDMEELLELGWFHRDAIPTLPRRDWIDRVIADAPPPADRQPAAGR
- a CDS encoding SLC13 family permease codes for the protein MRTGLVGAGLLLVGAVLALVTGTPVDDLLALGERIWPVLLFVVAITVVTELAAEAEVFRVVAEKLARLGRGRTVVLWAFIVVFATVSTAFLSLDTTAVLLTPVVVLLARHIGVNPIPFALTTVWLANTGSLFLPVSNLTNLLAEHKLDGVGAFGFAALSIVPALVAVAVPVVVLGIVYREELARSYEVDVGGPVADPVLFRWSAVVLVLLVPALVSGLEVWIPALVAAVVLSIVFVVRRREVLRFSLIPWQLVVFAAGLFLTVDAARGFGLTAVVEALAGSGSAPADLLRVAGVGAVGANLLNNLPAYLALEPVGTSPERLVALLIGVNAGPLVTPWASLATLLWHERLRGLGVEISWWRFAGLGLIVAPLTVGAATLAFALTR
- a CDS encoding class F sortase — its product is MIGVRRGRSPLGLVAAAAAIAATLLLSACGTGSQSAEPADAPPATTSPGVGAAGGFQDPDLGTTESNAARGLTPTRVAIPSIGVDTDLETLGLESDGRIQPPVAWEKAGWYSKGVVPGDVGPAVIAGHVDSPYGPAVFLDLASLTEGDEIQVTLSDGTVDTYRVDGSLSASKADFPTSEVYKSTPTPQLRVITCGGDYDASTGHYVDNLVVFATLVTDGG
- a CDS encoding polyprenol monophosphomannose synthase; this encodes MPGTLVIIPTFNEAENLDWIVARVRAATPDSHVLVVDDASPDGTGDLADALAARDGHVHVLHRAGKEGLGRAYLAGFAWGIERGYEFLVEMDADGSHHPEALPEMLELAASNDLVLGSRWVPGGRVENWPLRRKILSRGGNLYARLALGIDVKDATGGFRVYRSTALAGLDLDGVESHGYCFQLDLVWRALQAGLDVIEAPITFTERVNGVSKMGGDIVTESLLKVTEWGIKRRALAAREFVLHRRRLPSVREHSHIVRRASPLGT